Proteins encoded by one window of Halomonas sp. Bachu 37:
- the xerD gene encoding site-specific tyrosine recombinase XerD: MKEIDTFLDSLWLERGASDHTLSAYRRDLTVWAAHLESLGQELLEPAPEALGEWLEHRREAGYQLRSNARLLSSLRSFYRWGLLQGLIRHDPLTEVRLPRVRPGLPNTLTEDEIERLLAAPDITQPLGMRDRAMLELLYACGLRVSELVGLSTDALNLRQGVVRVRGKGDKDRLVPLGEEAAYWLGRYLESTRGALMRDATRPALFPGRNDQAMTRQTFWHRIKAHARTAGIERPLSPHTLRHAFATHLLNHGANLRVVQLLLGHSDLSTTQIYTHVAQARLEALHAEHHPRG, encoded by the coding sequence ATGAAAGAGATCGACACCTTTCTCGATTCGCTGTGGCTGGAGCGTGGCGCGAGCGACCACACCCTGTCAGCCTATCGGCGCGACCTGACCGTCTGGGCGGCTCATCTGGAATCCTTGGGGCAAGAGCTGCTGGAGCCGGCTCCCGAAGCTCTGGGCGAGTGGCTTGAGCATCGCCGCGAAGCCGGCTACCAGCTGCGCAGCAATGCCCGCCTGCTGTCCAGTCTGCGTAGCTTCTACCGCTGGGGATTGCTGCAAGGGCTGATTCGCCATGATCCACTGACCGAGGTGCGCCTGCCCCGGGTGCGCCCCGGCCTGCCCAACACTCTGACAGAAGATGAAATCGAGCGGCTATTGGCCGCCCCCGACATTACCCAACCGCTGGGCATGCGCGACCGTGCCATGCTCGAATTGTTGTATGCTTGCGGGTTGCGAGTGTCGGAGCTGGTGGGGCTGAGTACCGATGCACTGAACTTGCGCCAGGGGGTTGTCCGTGTGCGCGGCAAGGGCGACAAGGACAGGCTGGTGCCCCTGGGGGAAGAGGCGGCCTACTGGCTGGGGCGTTATCTCGAGTCGACGCGCGGTGCCCTGATGCGCGATGCTACTCGTCCGGCGTTGTTTCCCGGACGTAACGACCAGGCCATGACGCGCCAGACCTTCTGGCACCGCATCAAGGCGCACGCACGCACTGCAGGTATCGAGCGGCCCTTGTCTCCGCATACCTTGCGCCATGCGTTTGCCACGCACTTGTTGAATCATGGCGCCAATCTGCGTGTCGTACAGTTGCTGCTAGGTCATAGCGACCTGTCCACGACGCAAATTTACACGCATGTCGCCCAGGCCCGCCTGGAAGCGCTGCATGCCGAACACCATCCACGAGGTTGA
- the rplS gene encoding 50S ribosomal protein L19 encodes MSSKNKVIQAIEAEQMSKEIPAFAPGDTIVVQVKVKEGTRERLQAFEGVVIGKRNRGLNSAFTVRKISHGVGVERTFQTYSPLVDSLEVKRRGDVRQAKLYYLRERSGKSARIKEKLA; translated from the coding sequence ATGAGCAGCAAGAACAAGGTGATCCAGGCGATCGAAGCAGAGCAGATGAGCAAGGAAATTCCGGCCTTCGCTCCGGGCGACACCATCGTCGTTCAGGTCAAGGTAAAGGAAGGCACCCGCGAGCGTCTGCAGGCCTTCGAAGGTGTGGTCATCGGCAAGCGTAACCGCGGCCTCAACTCCGCTTTCACCGTGCGTAAGATTTCCCACGGTGTCGGCGTCGAGCGTACCTTCCAGACCTACAGCCCGCTGGTCGACTCCTTGGAAGTCAAGCGTCGCGGTGACGTGCGTCAAGCCAAGCTGTACTACCTGCGTGAGCGTAGCGGCAAGTCCGCCCGCATCAAGGAAAAGCTGGCGTAA
- the rpsP gene encoding 30S ribosomal protein S16: MVTIRLARGGAKKRPFYHLTVTDSRNARDGRFIERVGFFNPVARGQEERLRVDLDRVTHWQSQGAQVSGRVAELIKEARKQA; encoded by the coding sequence ATGGTTACCATTCGTTTGGCACGTGGTGGCGCCAAGAAGCGTCCCTTCTACCACTTGACCGTGACCGATTCGCGCAATGCGCGTGACGGCCGTTTCATCGAGCGCGTGGGCTTTTTCAACCCCGTCGCCCGTGGTCAGGAAGAGCGTCTGCGCGTCGACCTCGACCGTGTGACACATTGGCAGAGCCAAGGTGCCCAGGTTTCTGGTCGCGTTGCCGAGCTGATCAAGGAAGCCCGCAAGCAGGCCTGA
- the rimM gene encoding ribosome maturation factor RimM (Essential for efficient processing of 16S rRNA), with product MNNADNSRSSDDHVVLGKLTSPYGVKGWLKVYSYTSPMERILDYPEWWLRQGERLTRYTIAEGRRQGKGMVVSFEEVSDRSAAEAIAGAEILMSKSHLPKLGDDEYYWHELEGLSVFTQAGERLGRIQYLFETGANDVMVVRGDAEAIDKRERLIPFLPDEVILEVALENDRMVVDWDPDF from the coding sequence ATGAACAATGCCGACAATAGCCGGTCGAGCGACGATCATGTGGTATTGGGCAAGCTGACCAGCCCCTATGGGGTCAAAGGCTGGCTCAAGGTGTACTCCTACACCAGCCCCATGGAACGCATTCTGGATTACCCCGAGTGGTGGCTGCGCCAGGGCGAACGCCTAACACGTTACACCATTGCCGAGGGGCGTCGACAGGGTAAAGGCATGGTGGTGAGCTTCGAGGAAGTGAGCGATCGCAGCGCGGCGGAAGCCATCGCCGGGGCCGAGATACTCATGTCCAAGAGCCACTTGCCCAAGCTTGGCGACGATGAGTACTACTGGCATGAGCTGGAAGGACTGAGCGTCTTCACTCAGGCCGGCGAACGGTTGGGACGGATCCAGTATCTGTTCGAGACCGGCGCCAACGATGTCATGGTGGTGCGCGGCGATGCCGAAGCCATCGACAAGCGCGAGCGTTTGATCCCGTTTCTGCCGGACGAGGTCATTCTGGAGGTGGCGCTGGAAAACGACCGCATGGTCGTCGACTGGGACCCCGACTTCTAG
- the trmD gene encoding tRNA (guanosine(37)-N1)-methyltransferase TrmD, whose translation MWIGVVSLFPEMFDAITRHGVTGRAVEKQQVALEFWNPRDYATDRHRSVDDRPYGGGPGMLMKVGTLRAAIHDARERAEQVTGKPAKVIYLSPQGRKLDQRGARSLVDASPLVVVAGRYEGIDERVVESDIDEEWSVGDYVLSGGELPAMVLIDAAARLVPGVLGHQDSAVEDSFNNGLLDCPHYTRPEVIDGRQVPTVLLSGNHAAIKRWRLKQSLGRTWQRRPDLLEELTLDAEQQKLLQEYIDEHALSLKQDRAAVQGGKGE comes from the coding sequence ATGTGGATCGGCGTGGTATCGCTGTTTCCGGAAATGTTCGACGCGATTACTCGTCACGGCGTGACCGGACGAGCGGTGGAAAAGCAGCAAGTTGCGCTGGAGTTCTGGAACCCCCGCGACTACGCCACCGACCGCCATCGCAGCGTGGACGACCGCCCCTATGGTGGCGGGCCGGGCATGCTGATGAAGGTGGGTACGCTGAGAGCGGCGATACACGACGCCCGGGAACGTGCCGAGCAGGTCACCGGCAAGCCCGCGAAAGTGATCTATCTTTCGCCACAGGGGCGAAAGCTGGACCAGCGGGGCGCACGGTCACTGGTCGACGCGAGTCCACTGGTGGTGGTGGCGGGACGCTATGAAGGCATCGATGAACGCGTCGTCGAAAGTGACATCGACGAAGAGTGGTCGGTCGGGGATTATGTGCTGAGCGGTGGTGAGCTGCCGGCCATGGTGCTGATCGACGCAGCGGCTAGACTGGTACCCGGCGTACTGGGCCATCAGGATTCCGCTGTCGAGGATTCATTCAACAATGGGTTGCTGGACTGCCCGCACTATACTCGTCCGGAAGTGATCGACGGGCGCCAAGTGCCGACGGTGCTGTTGAGTGGCAACCATGCCGCCATCAAGCGCTGGCGACTGAAGCAGTCCCTGGGGCGTACCTGGCAGCGCCGGCCGGATCTTCTCGAAGAGCTGACGCTGGATGCTGAGCAGCAGAAATTGTTGCAGGAATACATCGACGAACACGCTCTGTCCCTCAAGCAAGACAGGGCGGCGGTGCAGGGCGGCAAGGGCGAGTAG